The following are encoded in a window of Castanea sativa cultivar Marrone di Chiusa Pesio chromosome 9, ASM4071231v1 genomic DNA:
- the LOC142610880 gene encoding uncharacterized protein LOC142610880, translated as MFSPSNPKTLHPLQVFSMKPPSSTLSFNKIKTLIHTLIFSHVCRAFRALSKAKSIVIEIVKEIQPINFTYPHNKTNKSKNKLFFGSFRLHYNWCSSHVVPVPAPVLDDETHLYYDSTWNSMLSTDQAGEDCGESQLSGYLQWLEEKVRDNSKTETDINEIDKLAEMFIASCHEKFKLEKQESYRRFQEMMARSM; from the coding sequence atgtTTAGCCCATCCAATCCCAAAACTCTCCACCCTCTTCAAGTTTTCTCAATGAAACCACCATCTTCTACTCTAAGCTTCAACAagatcaaaaccctaattcACACTCTCATATTTTCACACGTGTGCCGCGCCTTTCGAGCTCTCTCCAAGGCCAAATCTATTGTCATTGAGATTGTCAAGGAAATCCAACCCATCAAtttcacatacccccacaacaAGACCAACAAGAGCAAGAACAAGTTATTCTTTGGGTCATTTAGGTTACACTATAATTGGTGCTCTTCCCATGTGGTTCCTGTACCAGCTCCTGTTTTAGATGATGAGACCCATTTGTACTATGACTCCACGTGGAATTCTATGCTTTCAACGGACCAAGCAGGTGAGGATTGTGGAGAGTCACAGCTTTCTGGGTACCTCCAATGGCTTGAAGAAAAGGTTCGTGACAATTCAAAGACCGAGACTGATATCAATGAGATTGATAAGCTAGCTGAGATGTTCATTGCAAGCTGCCACGAAAAGTTCAAGTTGGAGAAGCAGGAATCCTATAGGAGATTCCAAGAAATGATGGCTAGAAGCATGTGA